The DNA region ATCTGATGTTTGAACACTTTACTCCCCATAAAATCACCACCGATGAGGTTAATATCAATTTGGTAATCGGGGGGCAAGGCCCCCCTTTACTTCTGTTGCATGGTTATCCCCAAACCTATGTCATGTGGCATGAAATTGCCCCAAAGTTAGCCCAATATTTTACGGTTATTTGTCCTGATTTACGAGGGTATGGAGATAGTGGTCATCCAAGAACAGACGATCGCCATTCTCCTTATTCTAAACGAGCGATGGCCCAAGACCAGGTTGAAGTGATGGAACAACTGGGATTTAGGCAGTTTTTAGCGGTAGGGCACGATCGAGGAGCGAGGGTTTTACATCGTTTACTCTTGGATTATCCGGAAAGGGTGCAAAAAGCGGCTTTACTCGATATTGTGCCCACCAAAACAATTTTTGAGACGATTAATCAAACCTTGGCCACAGCTTATTCCCATTGGTTTTTTCTGATTGAACCCGCAGGAATTCCGGAAAAGTTAATTGGATCAGACCCAGCGTTTTATTTAACGTGCAAGTTACGGCAATGGAGTCACCGCTTTGAGGGATTTTCCCAGGAGGCGATCGCCGAATATATCCGTTGTTTTAGCAACAAAGATGTGATTCATAGTACTTGTGAAGATTATCGTGCAGCCGCTTCCATTGATTTGGAACACGATCGAGCAGACTTAGATACACGGATACA from Roseofilum reptotaenium CS-1145 includes:
- a CDS encoding alpha/beta fold hydrolase; translation: MFEHFTPHKITTDEVNINLVIGGQGPPLLLLHGYPQTYVMWHEIAPKLAQYFTVICPDLRGYGDSGHPRTDDRHSPYSKRAMAQDQVEVMEQLGFRQFLAVGHDRGARVLHRLLLDYPERVQKAALLDIVPTKTIFETINQTLATAYSHWFFLIEPAGIPEKLIGSDPAFYLTCKLRQWSHRFEGFSQEAIAEYIRCFSNKDVIHSTCEDYRAAASIDLEHDRADLDTRIQCPLLILWGQFGVMERCYDVLATWRERAVNVQGFSLPCGHFLPEEAPEETAQALLEFLTAS